The following coding sequences are from one Natrarchaeobaculum sulfurireducens window:
- a CDS encoding FxLYD domain-containing protein, which translates to MATALAGCVARGDDDDADGERLDGEPGDGPPPDHVEITDHDLSRAHIRATCTFEAGPGDRENKVQRNIVTGTVANASATPLERVVVDATVYDESETKLGTYSDQTDTLDSMAIWEFEILVFEEADDIETYDVELETLDW; encoded by the coding sequence TTGGCTACTGCATTGGCTGGCTGTGTCGCTCGAGGAGACGACGACGACGCGGACGGAGAGAGACTCGATGGCGAGCCTGGTGACGGTCCACCGCCGGACCACGTCGAGATCACCGACCACGATCTCAGCCGGGCGCACATACGAGCCACGTGCACCTTCGAAGCCGGGCCAGGCGACAGGGAGAACAAGGTCCAGCGCAACATCGTCACTGGCACCGTCGCGAACGCCTCGGCAACACCGCTCGAGCGCGTCGTCGTCGACGCGACAGTCTACGACGAGTCAGAGACGAAACTGGGCACGTACTCAGATCAGACCGACACCCTCGATTCGATGGCCATCTGGGAGTTCGAGATTCTGGTTTTCGAGGAGGCCGACGATATCGAGACCTACGACGTCGAACTCGAGACGCTCGACTGGTAG
- a CDS encoding sodium:solute symporter family protein, translating to MIDLLVPGFVALFILSVFGVGLYSKRLIDSSDEFYGATKMFGAAVITLASMSGIMSAFGFIGGPGLVYEMGTSSLWMTFASGLGFAMAYWIIGKRVRGMADVADIGTLGDIADERFNSGAIRGMLALILFIACWAYLASQVAGGGYVLSVILGISMEAAVWTVFGLIIVYVAVGGMASAQLAGAYTGAVMLVGVVGVIVGFFQIAGGMENTTMTVVEAGELTGEDVTKAFTPEMLDGWGLAESSAPGLLLIWPIVFSIGVMGQPQVLQRMFSIDDPKGLRTVGLVSGVTYAVGSLLWLLIGFVALYMVAAGTIEPLTDPDMAAFEFVERLHIGLQMLIYASLVAAIMSTAAFFLSVASGAIARDFVRAMGWEFSEKRETWLGRAAVLVVGVGSVLFGLYGGHLVAILGTFGWGTFVSGTIPAVVVGLLWKGASREGVTAGLASALLLNVTLLAATQLGYAFPIGMDFYFIAIAVSISVTIFVSYVTDGASGENVPDHVEPIFKL from the coding sequence ATGATCGATCTGCTCGTTCCGGGCTTCGTTGCCCTGTTTATTCTCTCGGTGTTCGGCGTCGGTCTCTACAGCAAGCGGTTGATCGACTCCTCGGACGAGTTCTACGGTGCGACGAAGATGTTCGGTGCGGCGGTGATTACCCTGGCGAGTATGTCAGGAATCATGAGCGCGTTCGGATTTATCGGCGGCCCCGGACTCGTCTACGAGATGGGGACTTCCTCGTTGTGGATGACTTTCGCCAGCGGGCTGGGCTTCGCGATGGCCTACTGGATCATCGGCAAGCGCGTCCGCGGGATGGCCGACGTCGCCGACATCGGGACGCTCGGTGACATCGCCGACGAGCGCTTTAACAGCGGTGCGATCCGCGGGATGCTCGCGTTGATCCTCTTTATCGCCTGCTGGGCGTATCTCGCGTCGCAGGTCGCAGGCGGTGGCTACGTCCTCTCGGTGATCCTCGGCATCTCGATGGAAGCCGCCGTCTGGACCGTCTTCGGCCTGATCATCGTCTACGTCGCCGTCGGCGGCATGGCTTCCGCCCAGCTCGCGGGAGCGTACACTGGCGCGGTGATGCTGGTCGGCGTCGTCGGTGTCATCGTCGGCTTCTTCCAGATCGCTGGTGGAATGGAGAACACGACCATGACGGTCGTCGAGGCTGGCGAACTCACCGGTGAGGACGTGACGAAAGCGTTCACTCCCGAAATGCTCGACGGCTGGGGGCTCGCAGAAAGCTCGGCACCCGGCCTGCTCTTGATCTGGCCCATCGTCTTCAGTATCGGTGTTATGGGCCAGCCACAGGTCCTCCAGCGGATGTTCTCGATCGACGATCCGAAGGGCCTGCGAACCGTCGGTCTCGTCAGTGGCGTCACCTACGCCGTCGGGAGCCTCCTCTGGTTGCTCATCGGTTTCGTTGCACTCTACATGGTTGCGGCAGGGACCATCGAGCCGCTTACGGATCCCGACATGGCGGCCTTCGAGTTCGTCGAACGGCTCCACATCGGTCTCCAGATGCTCATCTACGCGAGCCTGGTCGCCGCGATCATGTCCACCGCCGCGTTCTTCCTGTCGGTGGCCTCCGGTGCGATCGCCCGTGACTTCGTGCGGGCGATGGGCTGGGAGTTCTCCGAGAAACGCGAGACCTGGCTCGGCCGGGCTGCGGTGCTCGTCGTCGGTGTCGGCTCGGTGCTTTTCGGCCTCTACGGTGGACACCTCGTCGCCATTCTCGGAACCTTCGGCTGGGGGACGTTCGTCAGCGGGACGATTCCGGCGGTCGTCGTCGGCTTGCTCTGGAAGGGTGCGAGCCGCGAGGGCGTCACCGCCGGTCTCGCCTCTGCCCTCTTGCTCAACGTCACACTGTTGGCCGCGACGCAACTGGGGTATGCGTTCCCGATCGGGATGGACTTCTACTTCATCGCGATCGCCGTCTCGATCTCCGTGACGATCTTCGTCTCATACGTGACAGACGGTGCCAGCGGCGAGAACGTTCCAGACCACGTCGAACCCATCTTCAAACTCTAA
- a CDS encoding pentapeptide repeat-containing protein gives MRGDDRPTECNGHSIEPGADLAGADLSGCDLARADLAGATLSDADLSAADLFLADLEDADLTGAELTDAAVLPSVLTVADVRGADFTGVSFTDVDFSDVDLSNVTFVGAELSETDFSGADLSEADLTDADLSAALFDDTDLTGADLSGATLEETTFADATITGATVGSVDLAEEDLSGIDLSGTDLAGADLSRSDLSDADLSGADLSDADLTAANLTGADLSAANLEGASLQSTTLSDVDLTDATWHDGGTPPGEGR, from the coding sequence GTGCGAGGTGATGATCGACCAACCGAGTGTAACGGTCACTCGATCGAACCTGGTGCCGACCTCGCCGGCGCCGACCTGTCGGGTTGTGATCTCGCTCGAGCCGACCTCGCCGGTGCGACTCTCTCGGACGCCGATCTGTCGGCTGCCGATCTCTTTCTCGCGGACCTCGAGGACGCTGATCTCACCGGCGCTGAACTCACTGACGCCGCCGTCCTGCCGAGCGTGCTCACCGTTGCGGACGTCCGCGGGGCCGACTTTACCGGTGTGTCGTTCACCGATGTCGACTTCTCGGACGTCGACCTCTCGAATGTCACGTTCGTCGGCGCCGAGCTCTCCGAGACTGACTTTTCGGGAGCCGACCTCTCGGAAGCCGATCTGACGGATGCCGACCTCTCGGCAGCTCTCTTCGACGACACGGATCTCACGGGTGCCGACCTCTCGGGGGCGACTCTCGAGGAGACGACCTTCGCGGACGCGACGATCACGGGCGCGACCGTCGGGAGTGTCGACCTCGCAGAGGAGGACCTTTCGGGGATCGACCTCTCCGGGACGGACCTCGCCGGAGCCGACCTCTCGCGTTCGGATCTGTCGGACGCCGATCTCTCTGGGGCGGATCTTTCGGACGCGGACCTTACGGCAGCTAATCTCACGGGAGCCGACCTCTCGGCGGCGAATCTCGAGGGGGCATCCCTCCAGAGTACGACGCTCTCTGACGTCGATCTGACCGATGCGACCTGGCACGACGGCGGCACACCTCCCGGCGAGGGCCGCTGA
- the proC gene encoding pyrroline-5-carboxylate reductase — protein sequence MGSALVRGLSRTGTHTITACDVDQQVLDEIEVHCETTTTDLATAAESPIVFVVVKPDLTAAIVEDLDLSSDQTLISIAAGVPTTVLEARTDADVVRLMPNLAAATGDMAAAVSAETLTDEVADLLEDVGVFVEIDETEMHVSTAVNGSGPAFVYYFIGAMIQAGVDGGLSRDDATVLAAQTFKGAAETVLQSDASIDDLIDDVCSPKGTTIEGMGVLRESTADEALMAAVAAAERRSEELARGVEHE from the coding sequence ATGGGGAGTGCCCTCGTGCGAGGACTCTCGAGAACTGGAACCCACACGATCACGGCCTGCGACGTTGATCAACAGGTACTCGACGAGATCGAAGTCCACTGTGAAACGACCACGACTGACCTCGCGACTGCCGCCGAGTCGCCGATCGTCTTCGTCGTCGTCAAGCCGGACCTCACCGCCGCCATCGTCGAGGATCTCGACCTGTCGTCGGATCAGACGCTGATCTCTATCGCTGCGGGCGTTCCGACGACGGTGCTCGAAGCGCGGACGGACGCGGACGTCGTTCGGCTCATGCCGAACCTCGCGGCCGCGACGGGGGATATGGCAGCGGCTGTAAGCGCCGAGACGCTCACCGACGAGGTCGCCGACCTGCTCGAGGACGTCGGCGTGTTCGTCGAAATCGACGAGACGGAGATGCACGTTTCCACCGCAGTCAACGGGAGCGGCCCCGCATTCGTCTACTATTTCATCGGTGCGATGATTCAGGCGGGCGTCGACGGCGGATTGAGCCGCGACGATGCGACAGTTCTCGCCGCACAGACGTTCAAGGGTGCCGCCGAGACCGTCCTTCAGTCGGATGCGTCCATCGACGACCTCATCGACGACGTCTGCTCTCCGAAGGGAACGACCATCGAGGGAATGGGTGTCCTTCGAGAGAGTACGGCCGACGAGGCGCTGATGGCCGCGGTCGCCGCCGCAGAACGCCGCTCAGAAGAGCTGGCACGGGGAGTCGAGCATGAGTGA
- a CDS encoding GNAT family N-acetyltransferase yields MASGTDSRPQLPRPSKSFVDREERHVTVREYTGGAAPLVEMYGHFDTDSRSQGVPPRQEHRVRTWVDDLLQDGLNVVARHGETVVGHAVLIPYDETSELAIFVRPAYQAAGIGTQLIRCLLGLGQANGLSHVWLSVSRSNRIAMNLYRSAGFEITLRDRGEYEMERAL; encoded by the coding sequence ATGGCCTCTGGCACCGATTCGCGGCCACAGCTTCCACGTCCATCGAAATCGTTCGTCGATCGTGAGGAGCGTCACGTAACCGTACGCGAGTATACCGGTGGTGCTGCGCCACTGGTAGAGATGTACGGTCACTTCGACACCGACTCACGCTCACAGGGGGTCCCGCCCAGACAGGAACACCGCGTCCGAACCTGGGTTGACGACCTCCTCCAAGACGGCCTGAACGTCGTCGCCCGACACGGAGAGACGGTGGTCGGCCACGCCGTGTTGATTCCGTACGACGAAACGTCTGAGCTCGCCATTTTCGTCCGTCCGGCGTACCAGGCAGCCGGTATCGGAACCCAGCTTATTCGGTGCCTGCTCGGTCTCGGTCAGGCGAACGGGTTGTCCCACGTCTGGCTTTCCGTCTCACGATCGAACCGGATCGCGATGAACCTCTACCGGTCGGCCGGATTCGAGATCACCTTGCGTGACCGAGGCGAGTACGAGATGGAACGCGCGCTCTAG
- a CDS encoding thiolase domain-containing protein: protein MAETLIAGVGATDFGEHAGRTGRELFAEARSSALEASGVSGSDVDALYYGNYMGETAEEQSHQAPLMAAGIGTTNLEATRIENACASGGYAIADGVRAIESGAADVVLVGGAERMTNLETGETTAALARAADELHEGRPGLTFPGAYALLADAYMDRFGGSRDALAHIAVKNHANAATNPKAQFQSEIDVADVLEAPTVADPLGLLDACPITDGAAAAVLVSRAYAERNDLEAAVSIAGSGRGTDTLALQAREDVTRMRAAESAADAAYDQAGIAPEDVDVAEVHDCFTIAEVLALEALGFYEPGEAITAAADGETTADGERPVNLSGGLKAKGHPVATGVGQLVELTKLLAGTHPNADAVADAEVGVTHNAGGTVATAAVHVLEVDS, encoded by the coding sequence ATGGCAGAGACACTGATAGCCGGTGTTGGCGCGACCGACTTCGGCGAACACGCCGGTCGGACCGGCCGAGAGCTGTTCGCCGAGGCGCGCTCGAGCGCGCTCGAGGCGAGCGGCGTCTCGGGTTCGGACGTCGACGCCCTCTACTATGGCAACTACATGGGCGAGACGGCCGAAGAACAGAGTCACCAGGCCCCGCTGATGGCCGCCGGGATCGGCACGACCAACCTCGAGGCCACGCGGATCGAGAACGCGTGTGCCTCCGGTGGCTACGCGATCGCCGACGGCGTTCGTGCGATCGAAAGCGGCGCAGCGGACGTCGTCCTCGTTGGCGGCGCAGAGCGGATGACGAATCTCGAGACCGGAGAGACGACCGCGGCGCTCGCCCGTGCGGCGGATGAACTCCACGAGGGGCGTCCCGGCCTGACGTTCCCCGGTGCGTATGCGTTGCTCGCTGACGCCTACATGGATCGCTTCGGCGGCTCACGTGACGCGCTCGCTCACATCGCCGTGAAAAATCACGCGAACGCGGCGACGAACCCGAAGGCGCAGTTCCAGAGCGAAATCGACGTCGCGGACGTCCTCGAGGCTCCGACCGTTGCTGACCCGCTGGGACTGCTCGATGCCTGTCCGATCACCGACGGGGCCGCTGCCGCCGTCTTGGTTTCCCGTGCGTACGCCGAGCGAAACGACCTCGAGGCTGCGGTCTCGATCGCGGGTTCCGGACGCGGGACCGACACCCTGGCCTTGCAAGCGCGCGAGGACGTCACCCGAATGCGGGCGGCCGAGTCGGCGGCCGATGCGGCCTACGACCAGGCTGGCATCGCTCCCGAAGACGTCGACGTCGCCGAGGTCCACGACTGCTTTACCATCGCCGAAGTCCTCGCTCTCGAGGCGCTTGGATTCTACGAGCCCGGCGAGGCGATCACGGCGGCCGCTGACGGCGAGACGACCGCCGACGGCGAGCGTCCGGTCAACCTCTCGGGCGGACTGAAAGCGAAGGGCCACCCCGTTGCGACGGGCGTTGGCCAGCTCGTCGAGCTAACGAAACTGCTCGCGGGTACGCATCCCAACGCCGATGCAGTCGCCGATGCGGAGGTGGGCGTCACCCACAACGCCGGTGGCACGGTCGCGACGGCTGCTGTTCACGTGCTGGAGGTCGACTCATGA
- a CDS encoding glutamate-5-semialdehyde dehydrogenase translates to MTEKTTETKVEEAQTAALEIAGTSDETRSDALESIAEAIDANHDAILSANEKDVREAEQLLEAGEYSQALVDRLRLSPSKLESIAAMVRSVAAQEDPLGKTQTARELDDGLELYKCTVPIGVVGTIFESRPDALVQIASLCLRSGNAVILKGGSEASHSNRVLFELIREATADVPDGWAQLIEARADVDTVLEMDDEIDLVMPRGSSAFVSYIQDNTSIPVLGHTEGVCHVYVDSDADLSMATDIAYDAKVQYPAVCNAVETLLVHEAVAEEFLPEIATQYEDAGVELRGDDASRAIVPMETADEADWETEYGDLVLAIKIVDSLAEATRHITTYGSKHTDAIVTDDADRAGRFMRSLDSASVFHNASTRFADGYRYGLGAEVGISTGKIHARGPVGLEGLTTYQYYLEGDGQVVGTYAGADGKPFVHDTFDSSWTPGSLSER, encoded by the coding sequence ATGACTGAGAAAACGACCGAAACGAAAGTAGAGGAGGCACAGACGGCTGCACTCGAGATCGCAGGGACGTCCGACGAGACGCGATCGGACGCACTGGAGTCGATCGCCGAGGCGATCGACGCGAACCACGACGCGATCCTCTCGGCCAACGAGAAAGACGTTCGCGAGGCCGAACAGCTCCTCGAGGCGGGGGAGTACAGCCAGGCACTCGTCGACCGGCTTCGGCTCTCGCCGTCGAAACTCGAGAGTATCGCGGCGATGGTTCGGAGCGTCGCCGCCCAGGAGGATCCGCTCGGAAAAACGCAGACGGCTCGGGAACTCGACGATGGGTTAGAACTGTACAAGTGTACCGTCCCCATCGGCGTCGTCGGGACGATCTTCGAGTCCAGACCCGACGCGCTCGTCCAGATCGCGTCGCTCTGTCTCCGATCGGGGAACGCGGTGATCCTCAAAGGTGGCAGCGAGGCGAGTCACTCGAATCGCGTCCTCTTCGAGTTGATCCGTGAGGCGACGGCCGACGTCCCCGACGGATGGGCCCAGCTCATCGAGGCGCGAGCCGACGTCGACACCGTCCTCGAGATGGACGACGAGATCGACCTCGTCATGCCGCGGGGCAGTTCGGCGTTCGTGAGCTACATCCAGGACAACACGAGCATCCCCGTGCTCGGCCACACGGAGGGCGTCTGTCACGTCTACGTCGACAGCGACGCCGATCTCTCGATGGCGACCGACATCGCTTACGATGCGAAGGTGCAGTATCCCGCGGTGTGTAACGCCGTCGAGACGCTGCTCGTCCACGAGGCTGTCGCTGAGGAGTTCCTGCCCGAAATCGCGACCCAGTACGAGGACGCCGGCGTCGAACTGCGAGGCGACGACGCCTCGAGAGCGATCGTCCCGATGGAGACGGCGGACGAAGCCGACTGGGAGACCGAGTACGGCGACCTCGTGCTCGCCATCAAGATCGTCGACTCGCTCGCGGAAGCGACTCGCCACATAACGACGTACGGCTCGAAACACACGGACGCCATCGTGACCGACGACGCCGACCGAGCCGGGCGGTTCATGCGGAGTCTCGACTCGGCCAGTGTCTTTCATAACGCCTCGACTCGGTTCGCCGACGGCTACCGCTACGGACTCGGTGCCGAGGTCGGCATCAGCACCGGAAAGATCCACGCCCGCGGGCCCGTTGGCCTCGAGGGGCTCACCACGTACCAGTACTATCTCGAGGGCGACGGGCAGGTCGTCGGGACGTACGCCGGTGCCGATGGGAAACCGTTCGTCCACGATACGTTCGATAGCTCGTGGACGCCGGGGTCGCTCTCCGAGCGATAG
- a CDS encoding SDR family NAD(P)-dependent oxidoreductase, producing MSEESDTHSSIEPPEITAEAIHQLDDPRFSPENVAIVTGAASGIGRATALVLAANGLTTVATDVDEDGLSETVEKGEELEIEGRLEPVGCDLTDDAEIEALVETAADAGQLRYVANIAGMQYISPIESFPMETFDLIYRVMLRAPMYLTRLALPHIRESDDGVGAIANMASVHGHYVTRDKVAYNTMKFGLRGLTKSTAAEGKGDIRAFSVSTGYVKTPLVLDQIADTAREREISERAVVEDVMLGQARASEMMEPVEAGNLFAFGLSRHGKHLNGDDLLWDGGFVNTYE from the coding sequence ATGAGCGAAGAATCCGACACTCACAGTAGTATCGAACCGCCCGAGATCACCGCTGAGGCGATCCACCAACTCGACGATCCACGGTTCTCTCCGGAGAACGTCGCGATCGTAACCGGCGCGGCCTCGGGTATCGGTCGAGCGACGGCGCTCGTCCTGGCGGCTAACGGCCTGACGACGGTCGCGACCGACGTCGACGAGGACGGCCTCTCCGAGACCGTCGAGAAAGGCGAGGAACTCGAGATCGAAGGTCGTCTCGAGCCGGTCGGCTGTGACCTGACCGACGACGCCGAGATCGAGGCGTTAGTCGAGACGGCTGCCGACGCCGGACAGCTCCGATACGTCGCGAATATCGCTGGGATGCAGTACATCTCGCCGATCGAGTCGTTCCCGATGGAGACGTTCGACCTGATCTACCGGGTGATGCTCCGTGCGCCGATGTATCTGACACGACTGGCGCTCCCGCACATTCGGGAGTCGGACGACGGCGTCGGTGCGATCGCCAACATGGCCTCGGTCCACGGCCACTACGTGACCCGCGATAAGGTCGCGTACAACACGATGAAATTCGGCCTTCGCGGGCTCACCAAATCGACCGCAGCGGAAGGAAAGGGCGACATTCGGGCGTTCTCGGTCAGTACGGGCTACGTCAAGACGCCGCTCGTGTTGGACCAGATCGCTGATACGGCCAGGGAACGAGAAATCTCCGAGCGAGCGGTCGTCGAGGACGTGATGCTCGGGCAGGCACGGGCTTCGGAGATGATGGAGCCCGTCGAAGCCGGAAACCTGTTCGCGTTCGGTCTTTCCCGGCACGGCAAACATCTCAACGGCGATGACCTGCTGTGGGACGGCGGCTTCGTCAACACCTACGAGTGA
- the proB gene encoding glutamate 5-kinase has product MSEAADLTDAVEPAVIDDARQLAVDAELVVVKAGTNSLTDDRSRLDDEKVNKLVEDVMDLRQAGKQVLLVSSGAVGAGKGLIGLTDETVEESQALSTVGQSQLMRRYTEGFERFDQTVAQILLTGHDLENPDRFTNFTNTVETLLEWDIVPIINENDAVATEELRIGDNDMLSSSVAIGIDADLLVTLTDVGGVYTGNPKRDPSAERIEAVGSNYTTVQEVVTESSRDAFGGIQTKVAGARSASEHGIPAIIAESTEDDVLAKITAKEAVGTLFVPINGDDDD; this is encoded by the coding sequence ATGAGTGAGGCGGCCGATCTCACCGATGCCGTCGAGCCAGCGGTTATCGACGATGCCCGACAGCTCGCAGTGGACGCCGAACTGGTCGTCGTCAAGGCGGGCACGAATTCGTTGACCGACGACCGCTCGAGGCTCGACGACGAGAAGGTGAATAAACTCGTCGAGGACGTGATGGACCTTCGCCAGGCGGGAAAGCAGGTCCTCCTCGTCTCGTCCGGGGCCGTCGGAGCCGGAAAGGGGCTAATTGGGTTGACGGACGAGACGGTCGAGGAATCACAGGCGCTGTCGACGGTCGGGCAATCACAGCTCATGCGACGGTACACCGAGGGATTCGAGCGGTTCGACCAGACCGTCGCCCAGATCCTGCTCACGGGACACGACCTCGAGAACCCGGACCGGTTTACCAACTTTACGAACACGGTCGAGACGCTCCTCGAGTGGGACATCGTCCCGATCATCAACGAGAACGACGCCGTTGCGACCGAAGAGCTTCGCATCGGTGACAACGACATGCTGTCGTCGTCGGTCGCGATCGGTATCGATGCCGATCTGTTGGTTACGCTCACCGACGTCGGCGGCGTCTACACCGGGAACCCAAAGCGCGACCCATCGGCCGAGCGCATCGAGGCCGTCGGGAGTAACTATACGACGGTTCAGGAGGTAGTTACCGAGAGCTCGAGGGACGCCTTCGGCGGCATCCAGACGAAGGTGGCTGGTGCCCGCTCGGCAAGTGAACACGGCATCCCGGCCATTATCGCCGAGTCGACCGAAGACGACGTCCTGGCCAAGATCACCGCCAAAGAAGCGGTCGGGACCCTATTCGTCCCCATCAACGGAGATGACGATGACTGA
- the rdfA gene encoding rod-determining factor RdfA produces the protein MDEGNASPGPKPKVVRLIDQYDLEGVGDELERRWSHPDDRESLRSLADWFNEQLLRAALSEASVDVLSEDVSRLYAILTGDTGSRGERTQIGRRLEREGLDVDAITDTFVSYGAIRSYLVGHRGVSPPSASDGINRESTAQTIEGLRRRTGTVTENKLQRLRKTDELHLGPHRVLVDVQVLCEECGKQYEITGLLESGTCDCFESGETS, from the coding sequence ATGGACGAGGGGAACGCCAGTCCCGGCCCGAAACCGAAAGTCGTCCGGCTCATCGACCAGTACGACCTCGAGGGAGTCGGCGACGAACTCGAACGCCGCTGGAGCCATCCGGACGACCGCGAGAGCCTTCGATCGCTGGCCGACTGGTTCAACGAGCAACTCCTTCGAGCGGCGCTTTCCGAAGCCAGTGTGGATGTACTCTCCGAAGACGTTTCACGGCTGTACGCGATACTCACCGGCGACACGGGCAGTCGTGGCGAACGAACACAGATCGGCCGCCGGCTCGAGCGCGAAGGCCTCGACGTGGACGCGATCACCGATACGTTCGTTTCCTACGGCGCGATCAGGTCGTATCTCGTCGGTCATCGGGGCGTCTCCCCACCGTCTGCGTCCGACGGAATCAACCGGGAGTCGACCGCACAGACCATCGAAGGACTCCGGCGGCGTACGGGGACGGTCACAGAGAACAAACTCCAGCGGCTGCGAAAGACCGACGAACTACACCTCGGGCCACACCGCGTTCTGGTCGACGTTCAGGTCCTCTGTGAGGAGTGTGGAAAGCAGTACGAGATCACCGGACTACTCGAGTCCGGAACCTGTGATTGTTTCGAGTCCGGCGAAACGTCGTAG
- a CDS encoding asparaginase → MPHVRVLSTGGTIASTAGPQGATPSKAGDDLVAAVPELEAVATVDVESVCDQLSFHLSFSDIASLAAAVDRAADDGVDGVVVTHGTDTMEESAYYLDLVVDAPVPIVFTGAQRPADAPSADGPANLLQAVRVAADDRFTDGAYVAFGDLVHAARWVTKARAGRPEGYASPDAGPVAEVTADGVALRREPHSESVSLPAVETTARVEILPSGLAVDDRQLERAVADGVDGLVLAASGIGNTTPELGDAVADAIDAGIPVVVATRCYDGAVSARYGGPGGSRTLRDHGTIPAGDLPPWKARIKLGLALSAYETLEDVRQAFERQRGVVTTD, encoded by the coding sequence ATGCCACACGTTCGCGTGCTCAGCACCGGTGGAACGATCGCGTCGACGGCTGGACCACAGGGGGCGACGCCCTCGAAAGCCGGTGACGACCTCGTCGCTGCCGTTCCCGAACTCGAGGCCGTTGCGACCGTCGACGTCGAGTCTGTCTGTGATCAACTGAGTTTTCACCTCTCGTTTTCAGATATCGCGTCGCTCGCAGCCGCCGTCGACCGGGCAGCTGACGACGGCGTCGACGGCGTCGTCGTCACCCACGGTACCGACACGATGGAGGAATCGGCGTACTACCTCGATCTGGTGGTCGACGCGCCGGTGCCGATCGTGTTCACCGGTGCGCAGCGACCCGCCGACGCGCCGAGCGCGGACGGGCCAGCGAACCTCTTGCAGGCGGTTCGCGTGGCGGCCGACGACCGATTCACGGACGGTGCCTACGTTGCCTTCGGCGATCTCGTTCATGCGGCTCGGTGGGTGACGAAAGCTCGGGCGGGGCGACCGGAGGGCTACGCCTCACCCGACGCGGGCCCCGTCGCCGAGGTCACGGCCGACGGAGTAGCGCTTCGGCGTGAGCCACACAGTGAGTCGGTCTCGCTCCCGGCCGTCGAGACGACGGCTCGGGTCGAAATACTCCCCAGTGGGCTGGCCGTCGACGACCGACAACTCGAGCGCGCCGTCGCGGACGGTGTCGACGGACTCGTCCTTGCGGCCAGCGGTATCGGGAACACGACGCCCGAACTCGGCGACGCCGTCGCCGATGCCATCGACGCAGGTATCCCGGTCGTCGTCGCCACGCGCTGTTACGACGGTGCCGTCTCGGCGCGCTACGGCGGCCCTGGCGGTAGCCGGACGCTCCGGGACCACGGGACGATCCCAGCTGGTGATCTACCGCCGTGGAAGGCACGGATCAAGCTCGGGCTGGCGCTGTCGGCGTACGAAACTCTCGAGGACGTACGACAGGCGTTCGAACGCCAACGAGGGGTCGTGACGACCGACTAG